Proteins encoded within one genomic window of Acidithiobacillus sp. AMEEHan:
- a CDS encoding ANTAR domain-containing protein, translated as MYRIVLIDDDEARVSILRDALVGEGHAVPAVLSWKALSWQRVEECKAEVIIADASSPERDVLEHIVFLSETLELPVVVLGAPEDEDTMRRAIRAGVAAYVAHGITARDIDPILKVAAFRYAEYRQLRQELNNTRTALNERKTIEKAKGILMRDLQIDESEAYKRMRKLAMNQGKKLIEVALMITQMETP; from the coding sequence ATGTATCGTATCGTTCTCATTGACGACGACGAAGCGCGAGTATCCATCCTGCGTGATGCACTCGTCGGTGAAGGGCACGCGGTGCCCGCGGTATTGTCGTGGAAGGCGTTGTCTTGGCAGCGGGTAGAGGAATGCAAGGCAGAGGTCATCATTGCCGATGCCAGCTCCCCCGAGCGCGATGTTCTGGAACATATCGTTTTTTTGAGTGAGACCCTGGAATTGCCCGTCGTAGTGTTAGGAGCTCCAGAGGATGAAGACACGATGCGCCGCGCGATTCGGGCCGGCGTTGCTGCTTACGTCGCCCATGGAATTACTGCCCGCGACATTGACCCCATTCTGAAAGTGGCAGCGTTTCGTTACGCCGAGTACCGCCAGTTGCGTCAGGAGCTCAACAATACCCGCACGGCACTCAATGAGCGCAAGACCATAGAAAAGGCAAAAGGGATTCTTATGCGCGATTTGCAAATCGACGAATCAGAAGCCTACAAACGTATGCGAAAATTGGCAATGAACCAAGGTAAAAAGCTTATTGAAGTAGCCCTGATGATTACGCAAATGGAAACCCCGTAA
- a CDS encoding CbiX/SirB N-terminal domain-containing protein: MMGPVHVLLAHGSRDPEWRWPFERIAGELQTAHPQRSVVLCYLEMWSPSLAEAVFAAHAKGNRDFRITPLFWSRGRHLRDDLPKLVQDLLRDLPDCSFVVDPPVGESEVVRAAVLRLLA, encoded by the coding sequence ATGATGGGACCAGTCCATGTCCTCCTCGCCCATGGCTCCCGCGATCCAGAATGGCGCTGGCCTTTCGAACGAATTGCAGGAGAACTGCAGACAGCCCACCCGCAACGCTCTGTCGTGCTCTGCTACCTGGAGATGTGGTCACCCAGTCTCGCTGAGGCGGTTTTTGCCGCGCACGCGAAGGGCAATAGAGATTTTCGCATAACGCCCTTATTCTGGAGTCGCGGCCGTCATTTGCGGGATGATCTACCGAAGCTTGTCCAGGACCTGTTGCGTGACTTACCCGATTGCAGCTTTGTTGTCGATCCACCCGTTGGCGAATCCGAAGTCGTACGCGCTGCAGTGCTGCGTCTGTTAGCCTGA
- the ybiB gene encoding DNA-binding protein YbiB — protein MWNEYLSRVARGREHAEDLSKSEAEALFAAWLEGELPELFAGAFWVAYRIKGESLEELQGFHDAIRGRMTTLARPSRIRPVVFASYNGTRRRANLLPLLALVLTRCGVPVLLHGPDLDALPASPSQDHSPHGRVHSIQILQHLGLAYAETIAQADTLLHLQGLTYLPLSCWQPGLARIFALREKLGIRSSVHTLLKVLHPFAPQDAVVCAAVTHPPISSACKSFSSTTKCRPCAFARRRENLLPTRSGAPISSPASKNKRRSSSLRTRGHHPTC, from the coding sequence ATGTGGAATGAATATCTCAGCCGTGTTGCCCGCGGTCGTGAACATGCCGAAGACCTCAGCAAAAGCGAAGCCGAAGCGCTTTTTGCTGCTTGGTTAGAGGGAGAACTACCGGAACTTTTTGCTGGCGCCTTTTGGGTCGCCTATCGTATCAAGGGCGAAAGCCTGGAGGAATTGCAGGGATTTCATGACGCCATCCGTGGGCGTATGACAACCCTGGCGCGTCCGAGTCGAATACGCCCGGTGGTCTTTGCCAGTTACAATGGTACGCGGCGGCGCGCCAATTTATTGCCGCTGCTGGCATTGGTGCTCACTCGCTGTGGAGTTCCGGTTCTGCTGCATGGACCAGACCTCGATGCACTACCGGCATCGCCTTCCCAAGACCACTCTCCCCACGGGCGGGTTCATAGCATACAAATCCTCCAACACTTGGGCCTGGCCTACGCCGAAACCATAGCCCAGGCGGACACCTTACTGCACCTTCAAGGTTTGACCTATCTGCCGTTGTCCTGCTGGCAACCGGGTCTGGCACGAATCTTCGCCCTACGTGAGAAGCTGGGCATACGTTCCAGTGTACATACCCTGCTGAAAGTCTTGCACCCTTTTGCCCCACAGGATGCGGTCGTCTGCGCTGCTGTCACCCACCCCCCTATCTCCAGCGCCTGCAAGAGTTTTTCATCCACAACGAAATGCCGGCCCTGTGCTTTCGCGCGACGGAGGGAGAACCTTTTGCCAACCCGCAGCGGCGCCCCGATCTCTTCGCCTGCCAGCAAGAACAAACGGAGATCCTCATCGCTAAGGACCAGAGGTCATCACCCAACCTGCTAG
- a CDS encoding CusA/CzcA family heavy metal efflux RND transporter, whose translation MIKGIVRSSLDNPLIVILAALLTVAAGILAIRAIPLEAIPDISPTQVIVKTSDPGQAPQVVQDQVTYPLETTLQEVPGARAVRGYSMFGDSYVYVLFKDGTPIYQARNLVLQYLEQAQSELPSGVIPALGPNSSGVDWIYEYALTDPSGTLNLAQLTTLQNWFLKFAIQGIPGVAQVATVGGMEQEYQVVIHPHRLLSYGITLPQVEAAIRAANGETSGSVIDMGESRYIVRTSGYIHSLADLRQVSLGVRDGVPVTLQQVARVQLGPVLPSGIAELNGQGQVVGGIVMMNQGGNANALIQRVQQKLHKLQSSLPHGVRIVTTYSQRPLIQRSIATLSGKLVEECIAVLLITFLFLFRARSALVVLIALPIGILAAFVAMYALSIPANIMSLGGIAIAVGVMVDAPVVMIENMHKRMESGKMSDPWAVARESALEVGPALFFSLLVITVSFLPIFALGGQEGKLFSPLAFTKTFAIAAAAVLSITLVPLLMAWLIRGHIPEERKNPVNRLLAAAYRPVIHGVLRAPWLVVIGAGLLTLTLFYPWQRLGTQLMPPLNEGTLLYMPVAENPALSYGEAGALLQLTDRILKSFPEVKTVFGEAGRAQTATDQSPISMFDTVVTLRRRQHWPAGMSLNSLRSKLNQALQIPGLSNDWTQPIKGRVDMLTTGLQTPLGIKVAGPRLAVLNRLGQEVQKALQPLPGTQSVYAAHVLGGRYIVIHTDRAAAARYGISVADVNQLVQTAIGGKVLTTAVEGVERFPVNLRYPRTLRQSLQALRNAYVTAPDGTQIPLAQVAQVRMEAGPAMLTSDDSQLNTWVTLDLKPGTSIGGYVSAAQRVLAKQVRLPPGYTIDWVGEYQSMQRANQRLLLIVPAVLLLIAVLLYFNFRNIVEVGIVLITLPFSLIGGLWLVYLLYYKLSVAVIVGLIALSGVAAEFGVVMLLYLDEAVYRRRTRDALQNWHDLQLAVVEGSMLRLRPLAMTFTLVVVGLLPIMLSHGTGADMMKRIAAPVIGGMFSAALLALLVIPALYALWQKRRWKFS comes from the coding sequence ATGATTAAAGGCATCGTTCGTTCCTCCCTCGACAATCCATTGATCGTCATCCTTGCGGCGCTTCTCACCGTGGCGGCAGGAATTCTGGCGATTCGCGCCATTCCCCTGGAAGCGATCCCGGATATCTCGCCTACCCAGGTTATCGTCAAAACCAGTGATCCTGGACAAGCACCACAGGTGGTGCAGGACCAAGTGACCTATCCCTTGGAGACCACCCTACAGGAGGTGCCTGGTGCCCGTGCGGTTCGGGGCTATTCCATGTTTGGCGACTCCTACGTGTATGTGCTCTTCAAAGACGGCACCCCAATCTATCAGGCCAGGAACCTCGTTCTGCAGTACTTGGAGCAGGCGCAGAGTGAGCTCCCGAGCGGCGTGATCCCGGCGTTGGGTCCAAACAGCTCCGGGGTCGATTGGATCTACGAATATGCCCTCACGGACCCCAGCGGTACGCTTAATTTGGCGCAATTGACCACCCTACAGAATTGGTTTTTGAAATTCGCCATCCAAGGGATTCCAGGTGTAGCGCAGGTGGCCACCGTTGGGGGCATGGAGCAGGAATATCAGGTAGTCATCCATCCTCATCGCTTGCTCAGCTATGGCATCACATTGCCACAGGTCGAGGCAGCCATTCGTGCTGCCAATGGGGAAACCAGCGGGTCGGTCATTGATATGGGGGAGTCGCGCTACATCGTGCGAACGTCCGGCTATATCCATTCCCTTGCCGATCTGCGCCAGGTTTCTCTGGGGGTGCGCGATGGGGTACCGGTGACTCTGCAACAAGTCGCTAGGGTACAGTTAGGTCCGGTTCTTCCCAGCGGCATTGCCGAGTTGAATGGCCAGGGACAAGTCGTTGGCGGCATTGTGATGATGAATCAGGGCGGAAATGCCAATGCCCTCATTCAACGGGTACAGCAGAAACTGCACAAATTGCAGTCCTCCCTACCCCATGGCGTGCGCATCGTCACCACCTACAGTCAGCGTCCCCTCATCCAGCGCAGTATTGCAACACTCAGCGGCAAGCTGGTAGAGGAGTGTATTGCCGTCCTACTCATCACCTTCCTCTTTTTGTTCCGCGCGCGCTCTGCCCTCGTTGTATTGATCGCTCTGCCCATTGGTATCCTGGCCGCGTTTGTGGCCATGTATGCCCTGAGCATTCCCGCCAACATCATGTCCCTGGGAGGGATTGCGATTGCCGTTGGCGTCATGGTCGACGCACCCGTGGTGATGATCGAGAACATGCACAAGCGTATGGAAAGCGGGAAAATGAGCGATCCCTGGGCGGTGGCCCGGGAGTCGGCTTTGGAAGTCGGCCCGGCACTGTTTTTTTCCCTACTCGTGATCACCGTGTCGTTTTTGCCCATCTTTGCCCTCGGCGGCCAGGAAGGGAAATTGTTTTCCCCTTTAGCCTTTACCAAAACCTTTGCCATTGCCGCCGCCGCCGTGTTGTCCATCACCCTGGTCCCACTCCTCATGGCCTGGTTGATTCGCGGGCACATCCCTGAAGAGCGAAAAAATCCCGTGAATCGCCTGTTGGCGGCAGCGTATCGACCCGTTATCCATGGCGTTTTGCGAGCGCCGTGGCTGGTGGTTATCGGCGCAGGGTTACTGACGCTGACACTGTTCTATCCGTGGCAACGCCTGGGGACCCAGCTCATGCCACCTTTGAATGAGGGAACTCTCCTGTATATGCCCGTTGCGGAGAATCCGGCCCTCTCCTACGGAGAAGCAGGTGCCTTATTGCAGTTGACGGATCGCATCCTCAAAAGCTTCCCCGAGGTAAAAACGGTCTTCGGTGAGGCTGGAAGAGCACAGACCGCTACCGATCAGTCCCCGATTTCTATGTTCGACACGGTGGTAACCCTTCGCCGCAGACAGCACTGGCCTGCAGGGATGAGCCTGAACAGTTTACGCAGCAAGCTCAATCAGGCGCTCCAAATTCCGGGGCTCAGTAACGACTGGACGCAGCCCATCAAAGGTCGGGTAGATATGTTGACCACGGGTTTGCAGACACCACTCGGGATCAAGGTCGCCGGACCCAGGCTTGCCGTGTTGAACCGTCTTGGGCAGGAAGTGCAGAAGGCCCTGCAGCCGCTGCCCGGCACCCAGTCCGTGTATGCGGCCCATGTACTGGGAGGACGCTACATCGTCATTCACACCGATCGCGCGGCGGCAGCCCGCTATGGAATCTCCGTAGCAGACGTGAATCAACTGGTGCAAACGGCTATTGGCGGCAAGGTGCTGACCACGGCTGTCGAGGGGGTGGAACGGTTTCCGGTCAATCTGCGGTATCCCCGTACCCTGCGGCAGTCCTTGCAAGCCTTGCGAAATGCCTATGTCACAGCGCCGGATGGTACGCAAATTCCTCTGGCGCAAGTGGCCCAAGTGCGCATGGAAGCGGGGCCCGCCATGCTGACAAGTGACGACAGTCAATTGAATACCTGGGTTACCCTGGACCTCAAGCCCGGAACGAGCATTGGGGGCTATGTGTCTGCAGCGCAGCGGGTGCTAGCGAAACAGGTCCGTTTACCCCCAGGTTATACCATCGATTGGGTAGGCGAGTACCAAAGCATGCAACGGGCAAATCAACGTTTGCTCCTGATTGTCCCTGCGGTATTGCTGCTGATCGCAGTACTGCTCTACTTCAACTTTCGCAACATCGTTGAAGTCGGCATCGTCCTGATCACGCTGCCATTTTCCCTGATCGGCGGGCTGTGGCTGGTCTATCTCCTGTACTACAAGTTGTCCGTGGCAGTCATCGTCGGGCTGATTGCACTGTCTGGGGTAGCGGCCGAGTTCGGTGTAGTGATGCTGCTCTATCTGGATGAGGCGGTCTATCGCCGACGAACCCGAGATGCCCTGCAGAATTGGCATGATCTGCAATTGGCCGTGGTGGAAGGCAGCATGCTGCGACTGCGTCCCCTTGCCATGACTTTTACCTTGGTTGTGGTCGGCCTGCTTCCCATCATGCTCAGTCACGGAACCGGCGCGGACATGATGAAACGCATTGCCGCGCCGGTGATCGGCGGCATGTTCAGTGCCGCGTTATTGGCACTGTTGGTCATCCCAGCGCTTTATGCGCTGTGGCAAAAACGTCGTTGGAAATTTTCGTAA
- a CDS encoding metal-sensitive transcriptional regulator: MAHDRQAILQRMARLEGQMRGIRQMLESDRDCPEILVQMSAARAALDQVARLVFEDHLDHCLLDAVREGDAEPRLAEIKAAFARYFLP; this comes from the coding sequence ATGGCCCATGATCGGCAGGCGATCTTGCAGCGTATGGCAAGACTGGAGGGGCAAATGCGCGGCATCCGGCAGATGCTGGAATCCGACCGCGATTGCCCGGAAATCTTGGTGCAGATGTCGGCTGCCCGAGCCGCGCTCGATCAAGTGGCGCGGCTCGTATTCGAGGACCATCTGGATCATTGTCTGCTGGATGCGGTGCGCGAGGGGGATGCAGAACCCCGACTCGCAGAGATCAAGGCGGCCTTCGCCCGCTACTTTCTTCCCTGA
- the cobA gene encoding uroporphyrinogen-III C-methyltransferase, giving the protein MNPSFSPPLVSLLGAGPGDPELLTLRAARRLAAAEVIFYDALANPEILSLAPDDCQRIDVGKRGGRPSTAQLLIHEQMIRAARQGQRVVRLKGGDPFLFGRGSEECLALRAAGIAYEIVPGITSAMGAAAYAGIPLTHRQMSRSVLFCTGQQARNSPPIDWSRFAQAADTLVIYMGISQITQICAGLLAGGMSPSTPATAIQWATLEQRQVRSTVQELPIAIARVGIASPAVLIIGAVVELGDVLAWRPAAQESGLAQQAGCR; this is encoded by the coding sequence ATGAATCCGTCCTTCTCTCCACCGTTGGTCTCGTTACTCGGCGCTGGTCCAGGCGATCCCGAGCTTTTGACCTTGCGTGCGGCGCGACGTCTCGCTGCGGCTGAGGTGATTTTCTACGATGCCTTGGCCAACCCGGAAATTCTCTCGCTAGCGCCCGATGACTGTCAGCGCATCGATGTGGGAAAACGCGGGGGACGGCCGTCGACTGCACAGCTGCTGATCCATGAACAGATGATCCGTGCCGCGCGACAGGGGCAGCGGGTGGTACGCTTGAAAGGCGGCGACCCCTTCCTGTTTGGGCGGGGAAGTGAAGAATGTCTCGCCTTACGCGCCGCGGGAATTGCCTATGAAATCGTGCCAGGCATCACCAGTGCCATGGGTGCCGCCGCCTATGCGGGAATCCCACTGACCCATCGCCAGATGAGCCGTTCCGTGCTTTTCTGCACCGGCCAGCAGGCGCGTAACTCCCCTCCCATCGATTGGTCACGCTTCGCCCAAGCTGCAGATACACTGGTCATCTACATGGGTATCAGCCAGATCACGCAGATCTGTGCCGGTCTGCTGGCGGGTGGCATGTCGCCCAGCACTCCTGCCACCGCCATCCAGTGGGCAACCCTGGAACAGCGGCAGGTACGCAGCACGGTTCAGGAGTTGCCCATAGCGATTGCTCGTGTCGGCATCGCCAGCCCTGCCGTGCTCATCATTGGTGCTGTGGTGGAGCTTGGCGATGTCCTTGCCTGGCGGCCGGCAGCGCAGGAATCTGGGCTTGCCCAACAGGCCGGTTGCCGATGA